In the Balaenoptera acutorostrata chromosome 16, mBalAcu1.1, whole genome shotgun sequence genome, GAGATCCCAGCAGCACCTCCATGCCTCCTCTCACCCCTAAGCGTGTCTGGGGTACAGGCCTCACTGATGGCCTCGGCCACAGTCGGAACATTCCCATGGGGAGAAGATGCTCTCTGGGCAGAGGTAGACACTGACATGTCACCCAGAGCCCCTGGGTGAGAAAAGCCCTGGGCACCATCTTCTCTGGGTTGACTGTCTCGGCGAGATGTTTCCTGGTGCTGTCTTCCAGAAGGAATTCTGTCGTCTTGAACTGCGTCCCCTTCTCCATGGCTCTGGGGAGCCAAGGGCAAGTCAGCATCGGGGATCTCTGGAGAAGTCACCTGTGAAGACAGACCCGAAGCTGATTCCTGCCGGCCGCTTTCCTGCTGTGAGTGGGCCTGGCTTCCAAGCCCCGGCCAGccttccccagccccctctgGCTTCTTGCTTTCTGTCAGCATCTGTGGAGGCCCACTCATTTCCTTCCCCACACTGGCACCTGGCAGGCTCTGCTCTGCAGCTGGCCATGCCGGCCCCGGCAGCTTTTCTGGAGCTGGATCCTGGGGACCCAGACGAGAAATCTCAGCCTCTACAGCCAGCTCTTGCTGCTTCTCCTTTGACTGTACCCAGAGTCCGGCAGGAGTGGTGGGGAGAGACGCGATGGCCACTCCTTGAGTCCCATCTGGAAGCTTCTCTGGGCTTGGCGTGGCGAGGTCCTTGCCCATCACACTCTTCCCGGCTCCTGCCTTTTCTCCCAGTGTGCTCTGGGGCCGATCGGCGGTCAGGGCTCCAAGCACAGACTTCTCAAAGATCTTGGTGATGTGctccctgaagtcagggagcccagCGATCATACTGGTCTGCCTGGAGCTGGCGTCTACACCAGCTGATGCTCCCTTCCTGGGATCCTTGGAAGGGTCTACCATCCTCTCCCCACTGCGCTCTCTCTCCCTTGCTGCATCACCTGCCGTGCTCTCCTCACTGGCAAGGTGTGCTGAAAGTTCACTGGGCTTGGCACTTGCCCCGGGAGCTCTTGACCCTTTCTGCTCCTCTGCGGTCTGCTTACCCTTGGCCAGAAGTGGCACCCTGTCCAGGTAGGGCACGGAGTCCACGGGTCCCTCAAAGGTCCCAGCTTTGGGGCTTCCGCTGCTGGCTGGCACGGCAGAGGTTTCCTCACCTGCAGCTCCTGGTTGCCCGAGGGGGGCAGGGGAGTCACACGGTACCTTCGTGGAGGAGGCATTTTCCAAGACAAGCAGGGGCTCCCGTGTGGGACAAGGGCTTTCACCAGGAGCTCTGAGGCCTTGAGGTGAAAGAGCTTTCACGCCACTGTCTTCTGCCCCTTTCCTGGCAGCGCTCTCCATATGCAGGTAAGGAGTTTCAGGAGTAGCCTCTTCTGGTGGCCTGGACGACAGGAGCCTCTTTGGGTCGGGGACAGCCTGGGCTGCAGAAATATCCACCACGCTCCTGGGAATCGCACCCAGCTCTCTGGCTGGCAGCAAGGCATCCTGGGAGCTGGCGGAGGGTTGCTCAGCTTGGCAGGGCTCACCTAGGGCACAGGTAGAAGCTTCCTCCCCAGGGGAGGGGCACTGGTCTGTTGGGAGGAAGCCACCACTCCGAGCAGCTTCTCCTGGCTCCCCCGGAGCCCGTTGTGTCCCCAGGTCTCCTCCATCAGCGTTCCCACCAATCTCAGCAGTCCCACCACCCGCACCTTGATGCTCGGCTGATGGGACACTTTCAAGAAGCTTTTGGGCCTCTGCATCCGTGGCAGTAGGACACTCCATTTCCTTCTCTGGGGCTAACCCTGATTGCCGCCTGCCCTCCTGGGTTTCACCACCGGCCTCACTCTCTGGGGCCTCCTGGGTGGATGCGACTCTGGGGCCGGCAGGTGCTGGAGCTGGTGGGCAGCGAGCTGCCTTCAGGAGAGCTACTGAATCAGGCCGACAAGGCGGGGCCCCCACTGTGCTCCCACTTGCCTTCTCTGTCTTACCCGAGTCCTGGAGCGGGGGCCAAGCGTCAGCTGCTTCCGAAATGCCTGCATCCCCGAGACATGCCTCTTCATGCTGGCTGCCAGCTTTCAGCCCATCAACCAGCTCCTGCTGGGACTTGTTTGGCCCCTGTCCAGCACAGCAACTCTCCTTTCTGCTCAAGCTACGTGCAAGAGCAGAGTCTTGTAAGGTGTCTGCTGCAGGAGGTGGGCCCCTGGACAGCTGACTGCCACTGCATTCTCCCTCTTGCCCATTCCCGCCTAGTGCAGACAACTCCAGTCTCTTTGGTGCTGACAACTCCGACGGCTCTGTCGTACGATTCTCCGGAACTGTGTGCCCGGGAGCTGAACTTGGAGCATCAGACAGACTGCCCTTGGGGAGCTCACTTTGAAGTTCTGATTCAGAAGCCTGTTCCTTTGCTCCGTGAGTGGGCAAGCTCACATCTTCCCGAGGTTCCACAGGAATGTGGGTTTGGGGAGAGTCTGCACCCAGGTTCTGAAACTCTGCATCACCTGGGGAAGTCTCTTTCTCGCTTTCGCACTGTTGGGACTTCTCCCTGAGCGTTTCAGAGATGGATGCTTCTGGGTCCGTTTGGGACTGCTGGAGACGGTTCTCAGAATACAGCGAGGGCCTCTCAGATGCAGCTACTCGTATCCCGCTGTCCCCTGGGCAGGACAGGTTCTCCTGCTGACCTTGCTCCGGGCCGAGGGTCGTGAGCCCACAGTCCACTGCCAAGTTCTCCTCCGCAGGGGGAGGTGGCCCATCGGTGTGGACTTCCTGTCCAGCTGCATCACGCCCCAGCCCATGGGCGTGGGGCGGTGTCAGCAAGCCCTCCCCTTCACAGCTGCCGGGCCTCTGTACGGATGGGTGGCTCCTCGTCTTTATTTCAGATTTGCCCTCCGCCTCCTGGGCTTTGGGGATGACCTCTGTAGCGGAAGTTGACAGGAAATCCGATTTCTCTGATTCTAAAGCAGGAAGAGGGTCCATTCTTCCCAATCCCCGCACATCCTGAAAGGTGTCAGAATACTTGGTCTGCAGTCCTGGCCCCTCCCGGACAGCTCCCTCGGGAAAAACGTGTTTACCGGCTCCATCCGGCCCAGAGGGTGGGATGGGATCCGGCTCGTGGAGCTGGTGCAGTGAAGCAGATGCATGGACCACTTGGGCTTCTTCCATCATCCCACAGGCCACCGAGCTCCAAGCTGCATCTTCTGACGGAGAGCCGGGCCTGTCCACGTGCCCGGGGGCCTCCTCTCTGAGCGGCTGTGCTGAGGCCCTGCTGGGAAGGCTGCTGCTCTCCACACCGCCAGTTAGCTGTGAAGCCTCATCCTCTTCCACCTTTGGGTCAGGCTTGCAGCCGCAGGCTTCGGGTTGCTCTCCCTGAAGGTTCCCAGGATCTGCACCCTCAGGTGGCTCTGGGGCTGCTTCCTGGCCTCTAGGGTCGGCCCCAGGCAGTGTGCTTTCCTTAGCCACAGCTGGACCTTCAGGGGCTTTGGCTTCATCCTTTGGCCCCAGTGACCTTCTGACACTTTCATCTGATGcaccaggagggggaaggggcagaaCCCCTTGTTGGACCTCGTGGCTTTGCTCCCTCTTCCAgagctcttccctctcctccgGGGGTGAAGGAGCAGGAACCTCTCTGGGGCCTCCTTCTGGACCCTCTCCCTCTCCTGCGAGGTCTGATGCGTGCTTCTCCTGCCCTGCCAACCCTGCTTCTGCCTGCTCTTTAGCCAGGTCTGTAAGAACAGGCCTCGCAGCATCGGAAATCATCTCCCTGGGTTGttctgcagcagcagaggcccgAGCAGCTGGCTGTGAAGTGAGGCTTGAAGCTGGATCCGTTTCCTCAGTCGCTGCGTGTGGGGCAGGCTCGGGGCTCACAAGCAAGCCCCCCTCGGGCTGGTCACCTGCCGTCACACAGACAGCTTGTCGGGGCTCGGCTCCTCGCCTCCCTGTCTGCAAGTGACCCCGAGCATCCGGGGCATCCAGAGTCTCCTCCCAAGAGCCCTTGGCCCCCGGCGCCAGGGCAGGACCCAGTGACTCCCAGGGCAGCTCTGTGGGCGGCGGATGCGCTCCCATTTGCTGCGGGCAGCTTTCCCGGGCAGCGACCTTCGCTTCGGCTTCTTGGGCCGCCCCTGAACCACTCCCGCTGGGAGGGCAGGTCCTGAGGAATCCCGAGTCATCGGTGAAATCCTGAGGCGGCCCCTCCACTTGGCATTTAGGGGCTGGATCTTGCGGGGTCGGGTTCTCGGGTTTTGGGGGGGACTCTTCCAGGCCGGCTGAGCTCTCTTGGCCTGGTTGGGCTGCAGCAGGGGCCATGGGGGCTCCCCGCCCAGACTCTGGCAGGGGAAagccacctgcagcctctttcccttGGGACTCAAAACCACCAGGCCAGCCATCCTCTCCACACAGCTGCACCTTCATCGGCTCTCGAGGAGCAGCTGGTGAAATTCCCGGCGACTGGTCAATGGAACTGGAGGAAGACAGTTTCTGCCCCTCATCTTCCTTCGGTCCTCTCTCTCTTCTGGCGCTGGGGGCGATTGCAACCACCCTGGGCTGAGTAGAACCGTCCATCCCAGGGACCAAGGCTGCTGGGCCGTATCCTGGGGCATTTGGGGAAGGTTCCCTCTGGGGGTGTTGAGCCAGGGGACAATCTTCAGGTTCCGCTGCTGGGCTTGCCAAGCAACCTTCTGGGGCACCCTCGGCAAAGGGCACGGAGGCCAAGGGACTCCCCTGCTCCCAGGGCTCCGGTGGGCTGGGCAGTGGAGAATCTTCTTGGCCCCTGGCTTCCCGTGGGTGCTTCCTTGGCTCAGTCACCTCTGGGGACACGATGCAGGGATACGGGCTGGTAGCACCCTCAGAAGTGGAGCAGGAACCTCCGTGCCCGACGCTGCCaacaatgaaaacatttattgttttatcAGTTCTCATGGATGCCAAGGATAGAGCCACAGCCCAGGCAAAATCCCTCCATGCTTCTCCCCACTAAAGGCCACAACACACACCATCCTCGTGCATCTCGTTCCTCTCCATGAAGAGACCCCCcgccccaatcccacccctcctgTAACCATGACATGTGCCCTCACTCTCTGCAAAAATTAGTGCAGAAAATCTCAAACATTCAATCTGAGGCTTTCCATGCTGGTCAGTAGTGAATCGGGAAATATGGAAACTAATTCATAATTGTCTACAATGCAGGAAACTcagaacatttttaataaatataaaccaTGATAGAGAATTTGGATGAGCTCTGTGTAGTTTACAAAGAGGTCCTGAACACTTCTGGGGATCCTTAGATGTtcaggaaaaaggcaaaaatggGCAAAGCCATGCTTTGAAATAAAGAGCTATTCTTGACAAAAAGTTAACTTGATTCTTTACATTCAGCGGGTGGTACTGTGAGGCATAATCCAAAAATCAATTCTATTTAGCTGTGGAATTTCTGCATATGACCTACATATAAAATTCCTGGGAGCTGAATTACCTTCCTACCCATATGTGTCTCAGCTTCAACTTACTTTGCTGtacaatgtataaagaaaaaCTGTGAACATGCAGGAAACTTGGGGGAATATGGCTCAGAGTCATGGACTTGCTATAGATCATCAACTATCCAGTTATTGTAAAATAGCTTATCACATGCCATATTTAGAACGTGTTTCTCAattctatatagtttttttttctatatagttTTAATtaggtgtattttttaaatttaaaagcaataTACGGCCAatacaaaattttgaaaatgtagaaaaaatgcTTGCCACCTGAAGTGTTCTagtgaatttcctttttttcctacaCAACTCTTTAGGGGGtgcaatttttgttatttttacataGCTGTGATTCTATATACTTTTACGATCATATATCTTTCAGTATCAAAAGAAATTGCTCAAGGCAAAGTTAACAGAAGTATGGTTTTTCTAAGGCTTTTACCATGTTCTTTGAAATTATTACAGGGAGGAAAATTTATGGCATCTTCCTGTAActattacatacacacatattcacaTATTCATAGACCCACAGTGTTTTGGATACGACCAGAGGAAAGAGTCTATTCTACATGTCCACTACCAAAATCCTATCTTTCCATGCAGGGCAACGCATATACATCCGTTTATGAGAGATGCATATAGTGGGAAGATGAAGTCCATTTCTGTTCAAATTTAGAAAtatgtgttatggactgaattgtgtccatctaaaaatccatatgttgaagtcctaatctataatgtgactgtatttggacacGGGGCCTTTAAGGAGGTTAATTAcggttaagtgaggtcataagaGGGAGGTCCTAACCCAGTAACACTGaagtccttataagaagaggaagggacaccAGGAGTCGCTCACACAGACAAGAAGGCCATGAGCGGATGCAGCAAGAAGGCGCcacctgcaagccaagaagaaaggtctcaccagaaaccaaccctccGGCCCCCTCACCTTGGAATTCcctaactgaaaaaataaatttctgccattgaagccacccagtctgtggtcttCTGTTATGGCAGTGTGAACAGACTAATACAATAGGTATATTGGGCATTTATTGTACTATCCTTTCAACATTTTTAAGGTTTCaaaatttccaaaatgaaaagcTGGGAAAATAATAATGGATGAAATTTATTGGACATCagtgctttacatggattatctcatttaaccctacCAATAGCCACGCAAAATGGATATTATCActgccattttgcagataagaaccctgagaacagagaggttaagcttGAATCTGTTGGGCCATAATCTTCTTATTCACTCTATGCTGCctccaaaaataaaaacttccatGGAGGGGGACAATGTTTGTGTCcccaaaattcaaatgttgaaaactaatccccaaggtgatggtattaggagatggggtctttgggaggtgattaggtcatgaaggtgaaGCCCCCATgaagggattagtgcccttgtaaaagagACCCAAGAGAGtttccttgccccttctgccttGTAAGGACGCAGAGAGGAGACGTCCATCTGTGAACTCGAAAATGGACCCTCCCCAGACAtggaatctgctggcaccttgatgttagatttccagcctccagaaccacaagaaataaatgtctgtcattaagccatccagtctatggtatttttataGCAGGCTGAACAAACTGAGACAGAGGGCGAAAGGCTCTTTACCTGGCTCCATTCCAGCCTCTTGCCAAGCCCCTCACCTATGAAATGTACATGACATCATATGACATCCTTGAAGGAGGTGTGTACACATGTCACCACACTAGTTGTCCTGATTTAATGCTTGTTCCTGCACATATGACATTGCAAATATTTCAGATGGACCCAAGAAAGAGAGTTGGCTACTATCTCAACCAGATTAGCACTTTCAGACCAAAAAGCAAGGCTGACaagagcaaagaagagaaaactcAGAGGGTAAGTTATGTGAATCCCTCCAATCCTCACATGGTCATGAGGACAGACGTGCCCACGGAGAGCCCTGGCCCCATGCTGACTGACATGTGTGAAACCACCAGGTGTGCAGGTAACGTGCCTTGGCCTGGTCTCTGCAGAGCAGCATTTCTGGAAATCAATGGATTGTTCCAGAACCAGCAACTCTGCACTCTTGAATCTGgccattttccttttaataagCTCTTTACACTGAATTGTGTCCCAATCTTTAACTAGGGTGCCAAACTGTTTAGTAGCTAATGAGATCAATGGTGTGTAATTCATAAATGAAGTGCTCCTATTTATGTCTGCTTGTTCAAGAAGCGCAGAACACAGCCCCTCTGCGCtggtaacaaaacaaacaaagcagcTCTGTTGTCCTGTCTCTGACAGCAGCTGCTAGCTCAGGAGAGTGTGTGGCTTTCCTTCAGGCTGCCTGAAGTCAGGACCATCTGGGGACGAGGTGACAAATTCACTCAGTTTGGGCACCTTGAAAGCCTGCAGGTCCTTGGAGACAGCAACTAGGAACACATCTCCCAGAGTGTGAGCATACGACTCCATTCAAAATAAGGACCCAGCCTTGGTTTATTTTGCCTAAGCTGGGCACCAGCAATCTCTGTGATTGCCCATCAGAAGCCAATTTTTAAAACCAGATTAAAGCCACTCACCACGAGCAGATTTGCCCAAGGGCAGGAAAAATTCTAAGAACTCATCTGTGAGGGCTCTGCGTTAATGGAAGCTTCCATAATGTCCTTTTGTGCTGCAAGATTGAATCACAATGTGTAGGACGGAGGTTCAGCTCAGAATCCAAAGGCAAGCTCTTGTGGGCTGGGCAGCGTGTTCTCAATGGAAGGCTTTCAGCCCAAAGTGGGCGCAGCCTTTGAATTGAGGAGGGGAGGGCACAGCCTCCCCGGTGCAGACCAGACGTCCCCAGCCAACAAAGCAAGAGGCATGGGGTGTGGAGACCTGGGAGGAGGGGTGATTTGCTGCAGCGAAGGTCTAAGCAGAGGATGGAGATGCAGAAAATGTCCTCCCCACCATCGTAGCTGGAGACCATCACATCCAGATGGGTTCCTAAATGAACAGCTCTGAAGACACACACTCAAGCCAAGTAGGAATGCTTGAAAAGAGGAAGGAGGCTGGTGCAGGGAAAAACAAGCATGCCCCTGCACTACCAAGCTTTAAGGGAACCAGCAAAACCATAAAGCAAAATCGTCAAGATGGAGAGTCGCCACTGACTGAGCATTTACTAAGGCCAAGCCCGTGCTAAGCACTTCAGTTATGATTACATTTaatccacacagcagccaggcaGAGTGGATGCCCCCCACTgcacaaatgaagaaatattcaCAGAGAGGTTCAAGACCAGACCCGGGTCGCACGTGGAGCTCCCATGGCAAAGCAAGATCAAGCCCCGCCTGGCTCCAGGACCCTGCTGTCTCCTGCTTCCCTGTACTTGCTGGCCTCGTCTCTCCTGGACCAATGCAGCAGCCTCTTCTCCCACCCACTCTGGCCTGTGCATTCTGTTCTCCAGGCTGCAGCCAGAGCAATGGCTTAGAAATGAAAGCCTGACCCTGTCACCCTCATGGGAAGACTCTACGGTGGTGGCTTCACTTTGCAATCAGCTGTGCCCCCAGCCTACCTTTCCGGCTTCGTCCCACACAGAGCTCCCCATCCCTGAATTTTCCTGGAGCTGGagctctcctgctcctccctgcGTATCTCAGCCCCAATCTTCACTTTTCAATGAAGCCTCCCTGGACTGGCCTCTGGGATCAGATCTCCTTCTACAGCCCTACATAGTGAGGGCACTAGTCACAGCTGCCATCAAAAAGGATGACCATTTCTCCCACTGGAGTATAATGGAGACTGGGTCTTGCCTCTTTTCAATATTGTATCGCCAGTGCTTGGCATACTGCAAACATTGAATATATGAATGCatgagtagatggatggatgggtgaagggatggatggatggttgggtggatgatggatggaaggatggatgggtggatgggtgaagggatggacagatggatggatggatggatggacaaataCAACTAAATGCAAATCAAGGATTCTAAATATGCAGAAATGCTCCCAAATTCTGGTTGTTTGACTTGAAGATTAGGAAAGTTCTTTTCTTCCATACAATCACAGCACTCTAGTGATCTGTTAGTCCAAACCTCTCATGTTACaggaatgaggaaactgaggcccaggaaaggCAAAGTACTTTTGTTTTAATACCTCTGCCAAAGAAATGAGGTTAAGGCAGCACTACTCAACCAAATGTCCCTTTGCGCACTGGTGGGTCTGATAAGTTAGGGGGTACACTGCAAGTGATCTGTTATTAATTATAAAGCACGGAAGTCTGCGAATGATTTGTAATTTTCATAAATTAGTCTAATTCAAAAGATGATAAGGTGTCCCCACAGAACATCGTCTCTGTTACTCATTTTGCATTCTGCTGCAGTTTCTGGAAAAGGAAGGCATGGGGCCGAGGGAGATCCAGCAAGTTAGACCACAGACCCTGGGGACTACCTGTCCTCAAACACGGCTAAcggctggggctggggtgagggcacGGGGGCTGTGGGCGCTCCTCAGCTTCTGCATCATGACTTGGCCCACAAATTAGGGGCTTTTCTGACACTTCTGAGTTCTCTGAGAAGTCTGACACTTCCGCCCTATTCTCCACTCCCTTTGGGTCGTCGCCCCAGGAAGTGAGGCTTCTCTGATTGGTTAGATGGGGAAGGCAGCCCCCCCGTAGGTCCAGTCTTCCCATGGGTGGGAGTTAAGGTGCTCAAGGTCACTGAGATGAGCTCACCCACAGTGCAGCCCCTCTCCCCGCTGCCTGCATGTAGCAAGCTCGCTGGGGCCAGCCCTCCCCGCCCTTCAGGGCAGCCTGCCCTGGCACACAGCCTGGCGCTGGTGGGAGCTGATTCCCAGCACAGTATGCCGAGCCCCTGGTTGGCTCTTCCTCTGGGCCAGCCTCGCCAGTGATCAAGCtggtttccttctccctctctgactCCGGCCATCTTCTTCACAATTGATTCAGAATCTGCTGTGaccactgaccttcaacaccccctgaaaggagttcagggtggagatcaggaatgaggcactctgtgctctgggaaaaactggcagaacagatcttcagatagttagatattttcaggaggaGGTTTTACGAGCCCCAtgtcttgcatctcctcatatctagaaaagcactaaaatcatgaaCGGAGACAcgtgctcctcgtgactagcagcagCCTCCTGCTGAGACGTGTGCTTGGCTGCACGCACCCCCTTCACTGACGTCATATGTAACACTGACCTTGCCCCCCGCCTCttcggagcagttcctcagagctctctgagaggctgtctcccgggctgtagtcctcattttgccccaaataaaacttcacCCACAACTCCAACGTTGTGCATTTTCTTTAAGTCAACAATGggatgaataaaaaatatatttttaacggACGCCGTAACTGCTCACTTAGGTTGAGTCCTACACTGTGAGATGGATCGCCATTCCAGAACCTTCAGAGAAGGAATTTACATGCTGAGTGATCTGTGCAGAGCAAAGGACTCTCAAGTTAATAAGGATATGACAGCCGCCATGCTTTAACAACTATAACATGGTATTTCACGTAGAAAGGCACCTCCTCAGAAACTTCTTTGCGGTCCCGAGCAGATTAGGTCCAATCCACACTCACAGCCCTAACTCGTCCAAACAACGCTCCCTATATGGATGCCAGCGAGGCTGCTGACCTTGGCAGCCCTGTCAGACTCAGCTTTGTATTTTAAATCcagtgttaactcttttctgtgCTCCTTCtgcattagaaaaaagaaagaccacAATGCTTAAGCAATCCATgcagtaaatgaaagaaaattattcgTAGGTTCTAAAGAGTTATTGGaggaaagggtgtgtgtgtgctgggggttGGATGAAACACCAAAGCATCCTTAGTATTCAGCCTGTACTTTGCCACATGAACTTTTATTTGACTTCAAGGTCAAGGTGTTGGTCCACTCTTGAGACTTCATTAACCAGCATAACGAGGGCATAGGCACAGGCAACTGAATtccaaagaaaattcaaaaactgTCCCCTAACCAATTTTTTTCAGCAACCCTCATGTGGGTGTTGACCAAACTGTGTGGTTCCCAGCCTCAGTGCTGGGCTTGGAGTGTGACCCCCAAGCCTTCCCTGTAGCTGGAATGAACTCCATGTCTCctccttctgtctgtctgtcactGTATCTCAAATGTATGTAGATATTAtcacaagaaaacagaaattcatttAAATGCATTTCTGGCATAATAATTACTTTTGATCGGTTGGATGTTGCTTAATGATCAATTaccaaaaataaaactacaatccCATTAGAGGAGGCATctgggttttctgtttgtttgtctgtttttaatctAATAAGATATTTATTGAAGAAGATAAGTAAGATGTGATCACAAAGTGAGATTTCCATAAATGTTATTCACAATAAGTAATCAAATGTCTTTAGTGTTGTATACaggtagtttttttgtttgtttgtttgtttggttttttacatttatatatattcgttttcagattcttttccattataggttattataagatactgagtagatttccctgtgatatacagtaggtccttgtcgtttccttactttatatatagtagtgtgtatatgttaaccccaaattcctaatttatccaccctccccaccccccagtatcctctttggtaaccataaatttgttttctagagGCATCTGCTTTTATTcacaataaagatttttaaaattctaataagCACAAATCAAGGAATTgggtagagggacttccctggaggtccagtgggtgagactgcACACTCCCAATGCTCTC is a window encoding:
- the TACC2 gene encoding transforming acidic coiled-coil-containing protein 2 isoform X5, whose protein sequence is MGNENSTSGNQQEDSGLNNIILWPPNPEPLQRTSLARSPGSVERPGNSQSAERKPEEKPRSNDHGDLPSVGHGGSCSTSEGATSPYPCIVSPEVTEPRKHPREARGQEDSPLPSPPEPWEQGSPLASVPFAEGAPEGCLASPAAEPEDCPLAQHPQREPSPNAPGYGPAALVPGMDGSTQPRVVAIAPSARRERGPKEDEGQKLSSSSSIDQSPGISPAAPREPMKVQLCGEDGWPGGFESQGKEAAGGFPLPESGRGAPMAPAAAQPGQESSAGLEESPPKPENPTPQDPAPKCQVEGPPQDFTDDSGFLRTCPPSGSGSGAAQEAEAKVAARESCPQQMGAHPPPTELPWESLGPALAPGAKGSWEETLDAPDARGHLQTGRRGAEPRQAVCVTAGDQPEGGLLVSPEPAPHAATEETDPASSLTSQPAARASAAAEQPREMISDAARPVLTDLAKEQAEAGLAGQEKHASDLAGEGEGPEGGPREVPAPSPPEEREELWKREQSHEVQQGVLPLPPPGASDESVRRSLGPKDEAKAPEGPAVAKESTLPGADPRGQEAAPEPPEGADPGNLQGEQPEACGCKPDPKVEEDEASQLTGGVESSSLPSRASAQPLREEAPGHVDRPGSPSEDAAWSSVACGMMEEAQVVHASASLHQLHEPDPIPPSGPDGAGKHVFPEGAVREGPGLQTKYSDTFQDVRGLGRMDPLPALESEKSDFLSTSATEVIPKAQEAEGKSEIKTRSHPSVQRPGSCEGEGLLTPPHAHGLGRDAAGQEVHTDGPPPPAEENLAVDCGLTTLGPEQGQQENLSCPGDSGIRVAASERPSLYSENRLQQSQTDPEASISETLREKSQQCESEKETSPGDAEFQNLGADSPQTHIPVEPREDVSLPTHGAKEQASESELQSELPKGSLSDAPSSAPGHTVPENRTTEPSELSAPKRLELSALGGNGQEGECSGSQLSRGPPPAADTLQDSALARSLSRKESCCAGQGPNKSQQELVDGLKAGSQHEEACLGDAGISEAADAWPPLQDSGKTEKASGSTVGAPPCRPDSVALLKAARCPPAPAPAGPRVASTQEAPESEAGGETQEGRRQSGLAPEKEMECPTATDAEAQKLLESVPSAEHQGAGGGTAEIGGNADGGDLGTQRAPGEPGEAARSGGFLPTDQCPSPGEEASTCALGEPCQAEQPSASSQDALLPARELGAIPRSVVDISAAQAVPDPKRLLSSRPPEEATPETPYLHMESAARKGAEDSGVKALSPQGLRAPGESPCPTREPLLVLENASSTKVPCDSPAPLGQPGAAGEETSAVPASSGSPKAGTFEGPVDSVPYLDRVPLLAKGKQTAEEQKGSRAPGASAKPSELSAHLASEESTAGDAARERERSGERMVDPSKDPRKGASAGVDASSRQTSMIAGLPDFREHITKIFEKSVLGALTADRPQSTLGEKAGAGKSVMGKDLATPSPEKLPDGTQGVAIASLPTTPAGLWVQSKEKQQELAVEAEISRLGPQDPAPEKLPGPAWPAAEQSLPGASVGKEMSGPPQMLTESKKPEGAGEGWPGLGSQAHSQQESGRQESASGLSSQVTSPEIPDADLPLAPQSHGEGDAVQDDRIPSGRQHQETSRRDSQPREDGAQGFSHPGALGDMSVSTSAQRASSPHGNVPTVAEAISEACTPDTLRGERRHGGAAGISETQNALGTQSTLEPRAGEVAEAPLEPGLGAEAAGQAEGDVTWSTAETGAHVSDDLPEAGTTRTFSAAACASALPGSRGDPGCSEGALRMEAAAAPSGDSPAGHPQAEEQPGPELPAPAGDGKVRVSSPPEPDEVRDLKLQSLDPEALDAERKSSGPGPSTLPLVPEKDAPNVVGEVISDETRSAGGAESASQFGPATLQALSSSICSPVVDDVIQPAALEDLENPLLAAFSPHGDVSGWVSTDLTAQSTPPAAARVDLTPPASEHASLPSAPAGDAHASLPSTAAGDGVEASIPSCQGLAKDLSRSSDSEEAFETPESTTPVKAPPAPPPPPSEVVPEPEVSAPPPPEEAGCGSEPVCVPDGPRSSSVEGSPFRPPTHSFSSVFDEDKPIASSGTYNLDFDNIELVDNFQTLEPRSSDSKNQDCKVNSRRKSTDSVPISKSTLSRSLSLQASDFDGASCSGSPEAAAPAPDAHSTGSSSASSTLKRTKKPRPPSLKKKQTTKKPPETPPVKETQQEPAEESPDPSEENRIAEAKTESAKTEGSGPTLSEEAPVEPAAVPKAACPLDSEGAEGAIPPASGGGRVQNSPPIGRKTLSPATAPEVVEVSPLDSGGQEDSPAKGLSVRLEFDYSEDKGSWDTQQENPPPTKKTGKKPVAKMPLRRPKMKKTPEKLDNTPASPTRSPAEPNDIPIAKGTYTFDIDKWDDPNFNPFSSTSKMQESPKLPQQSYNFDPDACDGSTDPFKTCSKTPSSPSKSPASFEIPASAIEANGVDGDGLNKPAKKKKTPLKTDTFRVKKSPKRSPLSDPPSQDPTPVATPETPPVISAVVHATDEEKLAVTNQKWTCMTVDLEADKQDYPQPSDLSTFVNETKFSSPTEELDYRNSYEIEYMEKIGSSLPQDDDAPKKQALYLMFDTSQESPVKSPPVRMSESPTPCSGSSFEETEALVNAGAKIQHPVARGLAPNQEPHLQVPEKSSQKELEAMALGTASEVIEITAPEGSFASADALLSRLAHPASLCGALDYLEPDLAEKNPPVFAQKLQREAAHPTDVTISKTALYSRLGTAEVEKPTGLLFQQPDLDSALQIARAEIITKEREVSDWKDKYEESRREVMEMRKIVAEYEKTIAQMIEDEQREKSVSHQTVQQLVLEKEQALADLNSVEKSLADLFRRYEKMKEVLEGFRKNEEVLKKCAQEYLSRVKKEEQRYQALKVHAEEKLDRANAEIAQVRGKAQQEQAAYQASLRKEQLRVDALERTLEQKNKEIEELTKICDELIAKMGKS